GCCCTGACCACGACCTCCGACGGTTTCCTCCTCCACGGCGAGCCGTTCCGCATCCTCTCCGGCGCTCTGCACTACTTCCGCGTCCACCCCGACCAGTGGGCCGACCGGCTGCGCAAGGCTCGCCTCATGGGCCTGAACACCGTCGAGACGTACATCCCGTGGAACCTCCACCAGCCCGAACCGGGCACCCTCGTCCTCGACGGACTCCTCGACCTGCCCCGCTTCCTGCGGCTGGCCGCCGCGGAGGGACTGCACGTCCTCCTCCGTCCCGGCCCCTTCATCTGCGCCGAGTGGGACGGCGGCGGTCTGCCGCACTGGCTCACCACCGACCCCGACATCCGCCTGCGCACCAGCGACCCCCGCTTCACGGACATCGTGGACCGCTACCTGGACCTCCTCCTCCCGCCGCTCCTGCCGCACATGGCGGCGTCGGGCGGCCCGGTCATCGCCGTACAGGTGGAGAACGAGTACGGGGCCTACGGCGACGACATCGCCTACCTCGAGCACCTCGAGCTCTCCCTCCGCTCACGCGGCGTCGAGGAGCTCCTCTTCACCTGCGACCAGACCGACGGCGATCACCTCAAGAACGGCGTTCTGCCCGGTGTCCTCGCCACCGGCACGTTCGGCAGCCGCGTGGACCAGTCCCTCCAGCGGCTCCGTGAGGCACAGCCCGAAGGCCCCCTGATGTGCGGGGAGTTCTGGATCGGCTGGTTCGACCACTGGGGCGGTCCGCACCACGGAAGGGACGCCGAGGACGCCGCCGCCGACCTCGACCGGCTCCTCTCGGCGGGCGCCTCCGTCAACATCTACATGTTCCACGGCGGCACCAACTTCGGTTACACCAACGGCGCCAACCACCACCACGCCTACGTGCCGACCATCACCTCCTACGACTACGACGCCCCGCTCACCGAGAGCGGCGACCCGGGCCCGAAGTACCACGCCTTCCGCGAGGTCATCGCCCGCCACGCCCCGGTCCCGGACGAGCCGGTGCCCGCCCCGTCGCCCAAACTCCCCCCGACCACCGTCCGGTTGACGGACCGCGCCCCGCTCCTCCCCCTCGCCGACCGCCCCGTGCACGCCACGGACCCCCGCTCCGCCGACGAGCTGAACCAACGCTCCGGGTACACCCTGTACCGGACCACCGTCCCCACCCCCGGGGCCGGCCTCCTGCACTTCGCCGGCGGAGTGGGGGACCGCGCCCAGGTCTTCCTGGACGGCGCCCCCGCGGGCGTCCTCGAACGCGAGCGCTACGACGAGACCCTGCCCGTCCACGTCCCCCGCCCCGACGCCGTACTCGAGGTGCTCGTGGAGAACATGGGCCGGGTCAACTACGGCCCCCGCATCGGCGTCCCCAAGGGCCTGCTGGGCCCGGTCACGCTCGACGGCACACCCCTGCACGGCTGGGACTCCCACGCACTGCCCCTGGACGACGTACCGGTCACCGCCGCCTTCGCCCCGGCCGAGACCCCCACCTGCGCCGAACCCGCGCTGCACCGCGGCACGTTCGAGGTGCGGACCCCCGCCGACACCTTCCTCGCCCTCCCCGGCTGGACGAAGGGCCAGGCCTGGGTCAACGGGTTCCACCTGGGCCGCTACTGGAGCCGCGGCCCGCAGCGCACCCTCTACGTCCCGGCCCCCGCCCTGCGCCCGGGCGTCAACGAGCTGGTCGTCCTCGAACTGCACGGCACCACCACCCTCGACGCCCAGCTCACCGACACCCCCGACCTCGGCCCGGAGCAGTCCTGATGCGGCACCGGGTGAGCATTCAGCCTCCCTCCGCACCCTCGCTCCGAGGCCACCTCCCCTTCGCCGACGCCCCCACCGCCCCCGACCCCATCGAGGTGACCAGCCGCTGGCTGACCCGGGGCGGCCGCCCCTGGTTCCCGGTCTCGGGGGAGTTCCACTACTCCCGGTACCCGGCCCGGGAGTGGGAGGAGGAGCTGCTGAAGATGAAGGCGGGCGGGGTCACGGTCGTCGCCTCGTACGTCATCTGGATCCACCACGAGGAGACCGAGGGCCGCGTCCGCTTCGACGGCGACCGCGATCTGCGCCGCTTCGCCCGGCTCTGCGCCCGCCACGGCCTGGACTTCATCCCGCGCATCGGCCCCTGGTCGCACGCGGAGGTCCGGGGCGGCGGCCTCCCCGACTGGGTACTCGCCCGCACCACGGCCCCCCGCACCGACGACCCGGCGTACCTCGCCGCCGTCCGTCCCTGGTGGGAGGCGATCGCGGCGCAACTGGACGGCCTGGACCGCGCGCACGGCGGCCCGATCGTCGCGATCCAGATCGAGAACGAGCTCTACGACCAGCCCGGCCACCTCCGCACCCTGAAGCGCATGGCCCAGGAGGCCGGCCTCAGCGCCCCCCTGTGGACCTCGACGGCATGGGGCGGAGTCCACCTCCCCGACGACGAACTGCTCCCCCTCTACGGCGGCTACCCCGAGGCCTTCTGGACCGAGGCCGACGGCGGCTGGCCCGACACCTGCCGCAAGCACTTCTTCTTCACCCACCAGCGCGACGACGAGGGCATCGGCGCCGACCTGCGCCCGACGACCGTACGCGGCACGGATCCCGACACCTACGCGGACAGGTTCCCCTGGGCCACCTGCGAGTTGGGCGGCGGCATGGCCGTCGCCTACCACCGCCGCCCGCGCGTCGACGCCGCCGACATCGGCGCCCTCGGCCTGACGAAGATCGGCTGCGGCTCGGTCTGGCAGGGCTACTACATGTTCCACGGCGGCACCAACCCGACGGGGGAGCGGACGACCCTCCAGGAGTCCCACGCCACCGCCTATCCCAACGACCTCCCGGTCCTCACGTACGACTTCCAGGCCCCCCTCGGCGAGTACGGCCAGTACCGCCCCTCCTACGACGAACTCCGGCTCCAGCACCTGCTGTTGGCGGACTTCGGCGAGGTGATCGCCCCCATGCGGTCGGTGCTGCCGGACGGCCGTCCGCGAGGCCAGCACGACCGCGACACCCTGCGCTGGGCGGTCCGCGGCGACGGGCGCGCCGCGGGCTTCCTCTTCGTCACCAACCACCAGCCGCACGAGCCACTCCCGGACCACCCGGACACGAGCTTCACGATCGGCTTCCCCGAGGCCCCGCCCCTCACCCTCCCCAGCGTCCCCGTCACCGTCCCCGCGGGCGCCTACTTCTGCTGGCCGCTGCGGCTGGACGTGGCGGGCCTGCGCCTGGACTGGGCCACTGCCCAGCCGGTCTGCACGATCGTGGACGACGACGGCCGTACGGTCCTGGTCCTCGCGGCGACGGACGGCATCGAGCCCGAACTGGCCCTGGACGCACGGACGGTGGCGTCCCTCGCCACCCCGCCCGGCGTGGACGTCTCGGCCGTGACCGACGACGACCGCATCCTGATCACCGGCCTGCGCCCCGGCACGGACGCCCTGGTCGAGACGGAGACCCCGGCCGGCGACCGGGTCGCCCTCCTCGTCCTGGACGCCACCACCGCCCGCACCGCCTACCGGGGCGAGGCCTGGGGCGCGCGGCGGCTCGTCCTGTGCGCCGAGGGCGTGGTCTTCGACGCGACGACCGGCGAGGTACGCATCCACCCCCGCACCTCGGACGACGAGGACGACGAGGACGACGAGGACGACGAGGTCGACGAGAACGGCGCGGACATCGCGGACATCGCGGACATCGCGGTCGGCGTGGTCGGCGCGCGACCCCGTCCCCCCGTCCCGACGGTCTCCCTCTCCGTCCTCCCGGCCCCGCACCGCCCGCCGACGACACCCGGTGCCACCGTGAAGGAGAGCCAGGACGGCGCCCTGACCCGCTACACACTCGTCCCCGACGAGGACGCGCCCACCGCCCTCGCCCCCACCCTCACCGCGCTCCGCCCGGCGGGCCCGGCACCGACCCCGGAGACGGGCGTACTGGGCCGGGCGAGCGCCCCCGCCGACGAGCACTACGACACGAAGGCGGCGGTCTACCGCGTCGACGTACCGGCGACCCGCGCCGACACCCCCACCCCGCCCGGCTCCGACCTGCTGCGCCTGCACTGGACCGGCGACGTGGCCCGCGCCTACGTGGGGGACACACTCGTCGCCGACCAGTTCTTCACGGGCCGCCCGTGGGACATCGCGCTCGACCGACTCCCGCCCGGTGAGCCGCTCACCCTGAGAATCCTGCCGCTCGCCGCCGACGCGGCGGTCCACCTCCCCGTCACCCCGCCGGCCGGCATCGCCGAGGTACGGCACGCCGAACGGATCACGACCCGCACCTGGACGCTCGGCACGACCTGACCCCCGCTTCCTCGTCCGCCCGGCCTATCCTGTGGGTCCGCCGGGCGGCCCAGCGCGACCGGCCCCGGACCAGTCCCGAGGAAGAAGCCCCCACCATGACCCGAAGCGCCGCCGACGGCCCGGCGGGCCCGGCGTCCAGGGGACGCAGCAGACGCAACTTCGCGGGCTCACGTCCGGTCATGGACGACGTCGCCAAACTGGCCGGAGTCTCCAAGCAGACGGTCTCCCGGGTCCTCAACGACCACCCGGCCGTCCGCGCCGAGACCCGGGAGGCGGTCCGGGCGGCCATGCGCACGCTCGGCTACCGCCCCAGCAGCAGCGCCCGCTCGCTGGCCAGCGGCCGCACCCGGATGCTCGGCGTGATCTCCTTCGACGCGGCCCGCTACGGCCCCGCCTCGACCCTGACCGCGATCAACACGGCGGCGCAGGAGGCCGGTTACCTGGTGAGCTCGATCGCGCTGGACACCGCGGACCGGGACACGGTGGTGCGGGCCGCGGACCGGCTGTCGGCGGAGGGCGCGGACGGAGTGATCGCGATCGCGCCCCAGGTGCGGGTGGCCCGGGCCCTGGCCGAGGCCCACCTGGACACCCCGCTGGTCGTCATGGACAACGAGCTGGGCGACGGCACCCCCATGGTCACCTCGGACGCCACCACCGGCGCCCGCAAGGCCACGCGGCATCTGCTCTCCCTCGGCCACCCCACGGTCCACCACCTCGCGGGCCCGACGGGCTGGACCTCGGCGGACCGCCGGGCCGAGAGCTGGCGCGCCACCCTCGAGGCGGCCGGAGCCGAGGTGCACACCCCCCTCATCGGCGACTGGAGCGCCGACTCCGGCTACGACCTCGGCCGCGAACTGGCGATGGATCCGTCCGTCACCGCGATCTTCGTGTCGAACGACCAGATGGCCCTCGGCGTCCTGCGCGCCCTGTACGAGGCGGGCCGCCGGGTCCCGGAGGACGTCAGCGTCGTCGGCTACGACGACATCCCCGAGGCCGCCCATTTCCTCCCGCCGCTGACCACGATCCGTACGGACTTCACGGACATCGGCACGATCTCCCTGCGCATCCTGCTGAACCGCATCGACAGCCCGTCGACCCCCGGAAGCCCGCTCACGGTCGTCCCCGTCGATCTGTGCGTCCGCCACAGCACCACCGGCCCACGCCGAACGGGCCGACAGGGCTGACCGGGCGGGCCGGGTTCACTCGTGCGGGCCCCGCAAGGCCGCGGCATGGAGATGTTCCAGGGCGTCCAGCACGACGGTGTTCCAGTGCCAGGCCAGCCACCGGCCGACGTCGTTGCCGGTCTGCCGGAGCGCGGCCAGCTCGGCCTGGGTGAAACCGGTCAGCGGCCGCTCGTGATGGGAGGACACCATGCCCAGCGGCACGCCCTGCCGGTTCATCAGCGGAACGCTGTGCGCGGCCCGACTGCCCGTCTGGAGGATGGCGTGGCGGGAGGCCTCGTCGAACACCGGCGCCGACTCCACGTCCTGCACGGTGACCTGCCGACGCTGGCCGGCCGCCTGCGCGCAGGAGGTGGTCGACGAGTCGACGAAGGCGAAGAAGTCGCTGAAGTACCTGTTCAGGCCGGTGTGCCGAGCCAGGCGGAGCCGGCCTCGCTCGCTCAGCTGGACATTGCCCATCGGCGTCTGGGTGATCGACAGCACCCGCTGGAGGGTCGCCGTGATCACAGCGCCCTGGCTGGTGGCGTTGCCGCGCTCCACCGGGAGCCCGGGAAGCGCGGGCGGGCCGCGCCGCGCCCGGCCGGGGAACCACAGCTCGGCGTCGGCATCGGGCGCCGGTGTGCGTACGACGGCGTCGGCGAGTGTGGAGAGCTTGATGTTGAACTGCTGGGAGGCGCCCTTCATCAGCGCGAACGCCTCGTCGGTGGAGCCGAGGCCGTAGCGGTCGAGCAACACCCCTTCCGCACGGGCGACTCCGGCGCGGCCGTACAGACGGTTACGCAGATCAAGATCTTCCTGCCGCCACAGCAGTCCGCTTCCCTCTCCCTGTCCGGACCCGGAGCCGGACACATCGGCCGCCGAGCCTCCTTCGGCAGGGTGCCGGGACAGCTGGCTCATACCAAGGGCTCCAATCCGGGGTGAGTCCGAGCAACGGACGACAGTGAACCCGGCGGGCGCTCCCCGGCCGGCCGGGGGCGTACCTCCTTACCAAGCACTGCCAACAACTAACCGGAAGCCGGACGAGTAAACCCGCCGGCTTCCGCATCACAGAGGGTGCGCGGCGGTGTGCGGGGCGGGGCGCGGGGCGGGGCGCGGGGCGGTGTGTGGGTCAGGAGGCGCCGCGAGCGCAGAGGCGGCGACCAGCCCGGCCACCTCGAGTACGCAGGCCAGGCAGATCGACGTGGATTCCGAGATCCCGTTCCCTGCGGTGATCAGGGCGACTCCGATCAAGAGAGTGCGCGAGCGTGCGGCGCATCCCCCGGGCACCTACGGGACCAGGCACCAACACCCCACAAGGGAGGCTGAGTTCCGGGTGTTCTGGCCATGAAGTCCCAAGGCCGAACCCCAAGGCCGAACCCCAAGGCCGAACCCCAAGGCCGACGGGGACCCGCCCGCCCGACGTGCTACGGACGCCTGAGCCGGTCGCTTGAGCCGGTCGCCTGAGTCGGACGTCAGGTCGCCGCTCGCGTCTCGCGCACGCGGTACTCGCTCGGGCTGATGCCGTGTTCCCGCTTGAACGCGGCGCTGAAGGCGAACGCGTTGGCGAATCCGACGCGGTCCGCCACCACGGCGAGCGTGGCATCGGGCTCGCGCAGCAGGTCGGCGGCCAGGGCGAGGCGTCGTTCCCGTAGGTAGGTCATCGGCGGCTGTCCGACGAGGGCGGAGAAGCGCCGGGCCAGGTTCGCCCGGGACACGCCGGTCTTCGCCGCCAGGGCCGGCAGGGTCCACGGGTGGGCGGGGTCGGCTTGCAGCATGCGCAGGGCGGGGCCGACCACGGGATCACTGTAGGCCCGGTACCAGGCGGGGACCTGGGCGCCGGGGCGGGTGAACCAGGCGCGCAGGGCGGTGATGAGCATCAGGTCCAGAGCCCGGTCGAGCAGGATCTGCTGACCGGGCTCCTCGCGGGTGATCTCCTCGAAGATCGCCGCACTGACCGGACAGACACCCACGTCAGCCTCGATGACAGCCAGGGGTGGCAGCGCGGCGAGCAGTCGGCCCGGGGTGCCGCTGTCCACGGTGTACAGGCCGTTCAGGAGGAGTGTGCCGTCCGGACCTTCCGTGTCCCGGACGCCGGCATCCGGAACTCGGGGGCCGACCAGTTCCTCGCCCTCCGGGGTCGTGCAGCGGCCACCGGGAAGGATCACCACGTCCGGTTCGGTGTCCGGGTCGTCCGCGATCACATACGGTGCGCCGCCGCACAGCACCGCGACGTCCCCGGAGCCGATCCGCACCGGGTCGCCGCCCTGGGGAGTGATCCAGGCGGAACCGCGAACGAGGACCGCGAGGGCCAGCGTCGAGCCGTCCTCGAAGCGTGCTGCCCAGGAGCCGGTCAGGGAGGACTGGTTGAAGACCGCGCCACTGGTCCGT
The sequence above is a segment of the Streptomyces asoensis genome. Coding sequences within it:
- a CDS encoding glycoside hydrolase family 35 protein; its protein translation is MPALTTTSDGFLLHGEPFRILSGALHYFRVHPDQWADRLRKARLMGLNTVETYIPWNLHQPEPGTLVLDGLLDLPRFLRLAAAEGLHVLLRPGPFICAEWDGGGLPHWLTTDPDIRLRTSDPRFTDIVDRYLDLLLPPLLPHMAASGGPVIAVQVENEYGAYGDDIAYLEHLELSLRSRGVEELLFTCDQTDGDHLKNGVLPGVLATGTFGSRVDQSLQRLREAQPEGPLMCGEFWIGWFDHWGGPHHGRDAEDAAADLDRLLSAGASVNIYMFHGGTNFGYTNGANHHHAYVPTITSYDYDAPLTESGDPGPKYHAFREVIARHAPVPDEPVPAPSPKLPPTTVRLTDRAPLLPLADRPVHATDPRSADELNQRSGYTLYRTTVPTPGAGLLHFAGGVGDRAQVFLDGAPAGVLERERYDETLPVHVPRPDAVLEVLVENMGRVNYGPRIGVPKGLLGPVTLDGTPLHGWDSHALPLDDVPVTAAFAPAETPTCAEPALHRGTFEVRTPADTFLALPGWTKGQAWVNGFHLGRYWSRGPQRTLYVPAPALRPGVNELVVLELHGTTTLDAQLTDTPDLGPEQS
- a CDS encoding AraC family transcriptional regulator translates to MGPRGLTSTDPLTDLLNGVRTSGAVFNQSSLTGSWAARFEDGSTLALAVLVRGSAWITPQGGDPVRIGSGDVAVLCGGAPYVIADDPDTEPDVVILPGGRCTTPEGEELVGPRVPDAGVRDTEGPDGTLLLNGLYTVDSGTPGRLLAALPPLAVIEADVGVCPVSAAIFEEITREEPGQQILLDRALDLMLITALRAWFTRPGAQVPAWYRAYSDPVVGPALRMLQADPAHPWTLPALAAKTGVSRANLARRFSALVGQPPMTYLRERRLALAADLLREPDATLAVVADRVGFANAFAFSAAFKREHGISPSEYRVRETRAAT
- a CDS encoding ANTAR domain-containing protein, which translates into the protein MSQLSRHPAEGGSAADVSGSGSGQGEGSGLLWRQEDLDLRNRLYGRAGVARAEGVLLDRYGLGSTDEAFALMKGASQQFNIKLSTLADAVVRTPAPDADAELWFPGRARRGPPALPGLPVERGNATSQGAVITATLQRVLSITQTPMGNVQLSERGRLRLARHTGLNRYFSDFFAFVDSSTTSCAQAAGQRRQVTVQDVESAPVFDEASRHAILQTGSRAAHSVPLMNRQGVPLGMVSSHHERPLTGFTQAELAALRQTGNDVGRWLAWHWNTVVLDALEHLHAAALRGPHE
- a CDS encoding beta-galactosidase; the protein is MRHRVSIQPPSAPSLRGHLPFADAPTAPDPIEVTSRWLTRGGRPWFPVSGEFHYSRYPAREWEEELLKMKAGGVTVVASYVIWIHHEETEGRVRFDGDRDLRRFARLCARHGLDFIPRIGPWSHAEVRGGGLPDWVLARTTAPRTDDPAYLAAVRPWWEAIAAQLDGLDRAHGGPIVAIQIENELYDQPGHLRTLKRMAQEAGLSAPLWTSTAWGGVHLPDDELLPLYGGYPEAFWTEADGGWPDTCRKHFFFTHQRDDEGIGADLRPTTVRGTDPDTYADRFPWATCELGGGMAVAYHRRPRVDAADIGALGLTKIGCGSVWQGYYMFHGGTNPTGERTTLQESHATAYPNDLPVLTYDFQAPLGEYGQYRPSYDELRLQHLLLADFGEVIAPMRSVLPDGRPRGQHDRDTLRWAVRGDGRAAGFLFVTNHQPHEPLPDHPDTSFTIGFPEAPPLTLPSVPVTVPAGAYFCWPLRLDVAGLRLDWATAQPVCTIVDDDGRTVLVLAATDGIEPELALDARTVASLATPPGVDVSAVTDDDRILITGLRPGTDALVETETPAGDRVALLVLDATTARTAYRGEAWGARRLVLCAEGVVFDATTGEVRIHPRTSDDEDDEDDEDDEVDENGADIADIADIAVGVVGARPRPPVPTVSLSVLPAPHRPPTTPGATVKESQDGALTRYTLVPDEDAPTALAPTLTALRPAGPAPTPETGVLGRASAPADEHYDTKAAVYRVDVPATRADTPTPPGSDLLRLHWTGDVARAYVGDTLVADQFFTGRPWDIALDRLPPGEPLTLRILPLAADAAVHLPVTPPAGIAEVRHAERITTRTWTLGTT
- a CDS encoding LacI family DNA-binding transcriptional regulator, whose product is MTRSAADGPAGPASRGRSRRNFAGSRPVMDDVAKLAGVSKQTVSRVLNDHPAVRAETREAVRAAMRTLGYRPSSSARSLASGRTRMLGVISFDAARYGPASTLTAINTAAQEAGYLVSSIALDTADRDTVVRAADRLSAEGADGVIAIAPQVRVARALAEAHLDTPLVVMDNELGDGTPMVTSDATTGARKATRHLLSLGHPTVHHLAGPTGWTSADRRAESWRATLEAAGAEVHTPLIGDWSADSGYDLGRELAMDPSVTAIFVSNDQMALGVLRALYEAGRRVPEDVSVVGYDDIPEAAHFLPPLTTIRTDFTDIGTISLRILLNRIDSPSTPGSPLTVVPVDLCVRHSTTGPRRTGRQG